A section of the Paenibacillus yonginensis genome encodes:
- a CDS encoding PTS sugar transporter subunit IIB, which produces MKNIMVVCGNGLGSSFIMEINVKKALDELGQTAEVDHTDLASARTVKADIYIGAADIVEQLDDGSRTIVTLENMMSIPEIKSKLEPHLS; this is translated from the coding sequence ATGAAGAACATTATGGTGGTATGCGGCAACGGACTTGGAAGCAGCTTCATCATGGAGATCAACGTCAAGAAAGCATTGGATGAGCTGGGACAAACAGCTGAAGTGGATCATACCGATTTGGCTTCGGCCAGAACGGTTAAAGCGGATATCTACATCGGTGCAGCCGATATTGTGGAACAGCTGGACGACGGCAGCCGGACCATCGTTACTTTGGAGAACATGATGAGCATTCCGGAGATTAAATCCAAGCTGGAACCACATCTGTCCTAA
- a CDS encoding PTS ascorbate transporter subunit IIC: protein MLDLIMKDILGTPSILVGLFALVGLLLQKKSAANVVSGTLKTIMGFVILGAGATVLTGALDIFGQMFNRAFSVSGVIPNNEAIVAAAQGKFGTSTALIMVLGMIVNILLARFTRFKFIFLTGHHTLFMACLIAVTLSVAGLSGAMLVLIGAVILGLCMVLFPALLQPYVRQITGSDDFAVGHFGSIGYFTSAVIGRKFGNKEQTTEQIKVPKSLGFLRDTSVAVSLTMAIFFIVVALFAGPTYIEGELSGGSNFIVFSLMQAITFAAGVYIILAGVRMLIAEIVPAFKGIAEKIAPNAKPALDCPTVFPFAPNAVIIGFISSFAAGLISMFILPAVGLAVIVPGLVPHFFTGAAAGVFGNATGGRRGAALGAFANGLIISFLPAILLVFMGDLGFGGTTFGDSDFGIVGSLIIGIMKLFGAA, encoded by the coding sequence ATGCTGGACCTGATCATGAAAGATATTTTGGGCACTCCGTCCATTCTGGTAGGTTTATTTGCCCTGGTAGGGCTACTGCTGCAGAAAAAGTCAGCGGCTAACGTTGTCTCCGGCACGCTGAAGACGATCATGGGATTTGTTATTCTGGGAGCCGGGGCAACCGTGCTGACAGGGGCTCTGGACATCTTCGGGCAAATGTTCAACCGTGCCTTCTCCGTGTCCGGCGTCATTCCGAATAACGAAGCGATTGTAGCGGCGGCTCAAGGTAAATTCGGCACTTCTACCGCCTTGATTATGGTGCTGGGGATGATCGTCAACATTTTGCTGGCGCGGTTCACCCGCTTCAAATTTATCTTCCTGACCGGACACCATACGCTGTTTATGGCCTGTCTGATCGCGGTGACCTTGTCTGTAGCCGGACTTTCCGGTGCAATGCTTGTGCTGATCGGCGCTGTCATTCTCGGCTTGTGTATGGTGCTGTTCCCGGCGCTGCTGCAGCCTTATGTGCGGCAGATTACGGGCAGCGACGATTTTGCGGTGGGCCATTTCGGTTCAATCGGCTACTTCACCTCGGCGGTGATCGGCCGCAAGTTCGGCAACAAGGAACAGACGACCGAACAGATTAAAGTGCCGAAATCGCTTGGCTTCCTGCGTGACACGTCGGTAGCGGTATCGCTGACGATGGCGATCTTTTTCATCGTGGTTGCGTTGTTTGCAGGCCCAACCTATATTGAAGGCGAGCTGTCCGGCGGATCCAACTTTATTGTCTTCTCGTTGATGCAAGCGATTACATTCGCTGCCGGCGTGTACATTATCCTGGCGGGCGTGCGGATGCTGATTGCGGAAATCGTACCTGCTTTCAAAGGGATAGCCGAGAAAATCGCGCCAAATGCCAAACCGGCACTCGACTGCCCTACGGTGTTCCCATTTGCGCCTAATGCAGTCATTATCGGCTTTATCTCCAGCTTTGCGGCCGGTCTGATCTCAATGTTCATCCTGCCGGCCGTCGGTTTGGCCGTTATCGTGCCGGGTCTGGTGCCTCACTTCTTCACCGGCGCAGCGGCAGGCGTGTTCGGCAATGCTACCGGCGGACGCCGCGGGGCGGCGCTCGGCGCCTTCGCGAACGGCCTGATCATCAGCTTCCTGCCGGCAATCCTGCTCGTCTTCATGGGCGACCTTGGCTTTGGCGGCACAACCTTCGGCGATTCCGACTTCGGCATTGTCGGCAGCTTGATCATCGGTATTATGAAGCTGTTTGGAGCTGCGTAA
- the hutP gene encoding hut operon transcriptional regulator HutP — protein MAGSPNVFPIGKLSLLLAVLQEHEWREEIEKQLTEQGYKYTIGRVGAMDITKVVAAMETAAKNNHIIDSSSYREVHAVYHAIIEAIQALGRGVTQFGEILRTVGLTFAIVRGKMEGAVKHEGEWIAVSIYGTIGAPKKGFEHEAVGFGFNHI, from the coding sequence ATGGCAGGTTCACCAAACGTTTTTCCAATCGGCAAGTTATCTCTTTTGCTGGCTGTTCTGCAGGAGCATGAATGGCGGGAGGAAATCGAGAAGCAGCTGACCGAGCAGGGGTATAAGTATACGATAGGACGTGTCGGAGCCATGGATATTACGAAGGTTGTGGCGGCCATGGAGACAGCGGCCAAAAACAACCATATCATCGATAGCAGTTCCTATCGTGAGGTTCACGCTGTTTATCATGCGATTATTGAAGCCATTCAGGCGCTGGGGCGCGGCGTTACGCAGTTCGGCGAGATTTTGCGGACGGTGGGCTTGACCTTTGCCATTGTACGCGGGAAGATGGAAGGCGCCGTCAAACATGAAGGCGAATGGATAGCGGTCAGCATCTACGGGACGATTGGGGCGCCTAAGAAAGGGTTTGAACACGAGGCCGTTGGTTTCGGATTTAATCATATTTAG
- the hutH gene encoding histidine ammonia-lyase yields MNQTMEKMTVVNGCSLTVEKVVEVARFGQKIMIAPESLIRVRRSRDYVEQLLDDQKVVYGLTTGFGKFSDTYISGGDVQQLQLNLIRSHACGIGEPFPVEVARAIMLLRVNALLIGVSGIRPKVIELMVAMLNKGVTPVIPEKGSLGASGDLAPLSHLALVLLGEGEAYYGGERLPGAAALLRAGLLPVTLQAKEGLALINGTQAMTAVGVLACYDAINLARWADCTAALTAEALLGVRDAFDPLTHSIRPHPGQSRSAENIRLLTAGSGHMTGQGELRVQDAYSLRCAPQVHGASRDGLAYIKEKLEIEINSATDNPLIFVEEDRVISGGNFHGQPIALPMDHLSICASELANISERRIERLVNPHLNEGLPAFLTLNGGLQSGYMIAQYAAAAVVSENKALSHPASVDSIPSSGNQEDHVSMGTIAARKAMQIVNNAYSVLAIELLCGAQAADFREPQKLGKGTRWLYEECRMRVPFVGEDRILSGDFAIIADWMKQTDVQTALAGKASIG; encoded by the coding sequence ATGAATCAGACGATGGAGAAAATGACAGTCGTAAACGGCTGTTCCCTTACGGTTGAGAAGGTTGTGGAAGTGGCCAGGTTCGGGCAGAAGATCATGATCGCTCCGGAGAGTTTGATCCGGGTACGGAGGTCACGCGATTATGTCGAGCAGCTTCTTGACGATCAGAAGGTGGTGTACGGCCTGACAACAGGCTTCGGCAAATTCAGCGATACCTATATTTCAGGCGGCGATGTGCAGCAGCTTCAGCTGAATTTGATCCGCAGCCATGCCTGCGGCATTGGAGAACCGTTCCCGGTGGAAGTGGCAAGAGCGATTATGCTGCTGCGCGTCAATGCGCTGCTGATCGGCGTGTCGGGTATCCGGCCGAAAGTGATTGAGCTGATGGTGGCGATGCTGAACAAGGGAGTCACACCGGTGATTCCGGAAAAAGGTTCGCTCGGCGCAAGCGGCGATTTGGCCCCGCTGTCGCATCTGGCGCTGGTGCTGCTTGGCGAAGGCGAGGCCTATTACGGCGGTGAACGCCTGCCGGGTGCCGCGGCGCTGCTGCGGGCCGGCCTGCTCCCGGTGACCCTGCAGGCCAAAGAAGGGCTGGCGCTGATCAACGGCACTCAGGCGATGACCGCCGTAGGCGTACTCGCCTGCTACGATGCGATCAACCTGGCGCGCTGGGCCGACTGCACGGCCGCTTTGACGGCCGAAGCGCTGCTCGGGGTGCGGGATGCGTTTGATCCGCTGACGCACAGCATTCGGCCGCATCCGGGGCAAAGCCGGTCTGCCGAGAATATCCGCCTCTTGACGGCGGGCAGCGGGCATATGACCGGTCAGGGAGAGCTTCGCGTGCAGGATGCATATTCCTTGCGCTGCGCCCCGCAGGTGCATGGGGCCAGCCGCGATGGGCTGGCTTACATTAAGGAAAAGCTGGAGATCGAAATCAACTCGGCGACGGATAATCCGCTGATCTTTGTAGAGGAGGACCGCGTCATTTCCGGCGGGAATTTCCACGGTCAGCCGATTGCACTGCCGATGGATCACCTGTCGATCTGCGCTTCCGAGCTGGCCAATATCTCGGAGCGCCGTATCGAACGGCTGGTGAATCCGCATCTGAACGAGGGGCTGCCGGCTTTCTTGACCTTGAACGGCGGCCTGCAGTCCGGGTATATGATTGCCCAATATGCGGCGGCGGCTGTCGTTTCGGAGAATAAAGCCTTGTCTCATCCGGCCAGCGTCGACTCCATTCCATCTTCAGGCAACCAGGAGGACCATGTCAGCATGGGCACGATTGCGGCCCGCAAAGCGATGCAGATCGTAAATAACGCTTATTCCGTTCTGGCGATCGAACTGTTGTGCGGTGCGCAGGCCGCCGACTTCCGAGAGCCGCAGAAGCTGGGAAAGGGAACCCGGTGGCTGTACGAGGAATGCCGCATGCGGGTTCCGTTTGTCGGCGAAGACCGTATTCTGTCAGGGGACTTCGCCATAATTGCGGATTGGATGAAACAAACTGACGTACAGACGGCCTTGGCGGGAAAGGCCTCGATTGGTTAG
- a CDS encoding pentapeptide repeat-containing protein: MKFHEADLSGADLDKADLRDCDLSMALLAKANL; encoded by the coding sequence ATCAAGTTTCATGAAGCCGACTTGTCCGGGGCGGATTTGGACAAAGCCGATCTGCGGGATTGCGACTTAAGTATGGCTTTATTGGCAAAAGCCAACCTGTAG